In a genomic window of Gossypium arboreum isolate Shixiya-1 chromosome 7, ASM2569848v2, whole genome shotgun sequence:
- the LOC108468789 gene encoding F-box/LRR-repeat protein 3-like isoform X2, translating to MDTMLCDELLQEIFKRLPSTPSAALSVSLVSKRWLNLYRSSKTSLSLRFLPHNSMLVSLSSLLSYYPSLSSLSLVLSDSITNANSSTATAFTDHLFFIVSSSCSNLNHLRFLVGPVSVSSLFSLSRSCSQLSCITISLSKPLCISWVVSFPCLKELCLYICPNGVNKFGSLLNEELDAEFGLETLFLSGIQAGDEGIGWLWRNCKRLKKLQLKNCASVGDGESFSSFILCVKGLQEVDLRKCRSIVDGVLLKLAENCGSLNSLLVYDGGSKEGLLEFINTCRCNLQKLDLRLPLDLNNTHLSAVAMNLRHLSTLKLQSCCLVTDLKLRGCRKITGVTLFSMSKNIKCLQSVDIMNCPGIEAEAVEFLVLNCSQMRQMVVEENKVSNIARTWALHKVIEVTSG from the exons ATGGATACCATGTTATGTGATGAATTATTACAAGAAATATTCAAAAGGCTGCCATCAACACCATCGGCTGCTTTATCAGTGTCTTTAGTTTCAAAGCGTTGGCTTAACCTTTATAGAAGCTCAAAAACTTCACTTTCTCTCAGGTTTCTTCCTCACAATTCAATGCTTGTTTCTTTATCTTCTCTTCTTTCTTATTATCCTTCactttcttctctttctcttgTATTATCTGATTCAATCACTAACGCCAATTCAAGCACTGCTACTGCTTTTACTGATCACCTTTTTTTCATAGTTTCTTCTTCTTGTTCTAATCTTAATCATCTCAGGTTCTTAGTTGGTCCAGTTTCtgtttcttctttattttctctATCAAGATCTTGTTCCCAACTTTCTTGTATCACTATTTCTTTATCTAAACCTCTTTGTATCAGCTGGGTTGTGTCATTTCCCTGTTTGAAGGAGTTGTGTTTGTATATATGCCCCAATGGAGTTAATAAATTTGGGTCGCTTTTAAATGAGGAATTGGATGCAGAATTCGGTTTAGAAACCCTGTTTTTATCTGGGATTCAAGCAGGTGATGAGGGTATTGGTTGGCTATGGAGGAACTGTAAAAGGCTCAAGAAATTACAGCTAAAGAACTGTGCAAGTGTTGGTGATGGTGaatcattttcatcatttatCTTGTGTGTTAAAGGTCTTCAAGAAGTTGACTTGAGGAAATGTAGGAGTATTGTTGATGGGGTTTTATTAAAATTGGCTGAAAATTGTGGTTCATTGAATTCTCTATTGGTTTATGATGGAGGAAGCAAAGAAGGTTTACTTGAATTCATAAACACTTGCAGGTGTAATTTGCAGAAACTTGACCTTAGATTACCATTAGACCTCAACAACACTCATCTCTCAGCTGTTGCGATGAATTTAAGACATCTCTCAACACTTAAGCTTCAAAGTTGTTGTCTTGTTACAG ATTTGAAGTTAAGAGGATGTAGGAAGATAACTGGTGTGACATTGTTTTCTATGTCTAAGAACATCAAGTGTTTACAAAGTGTTGATATCATGAATTGTCCTGGGATTGAAGCTGAGGCTGTTGAGTTCCTTGTTTTGAACTGTTCACAAATGAGACAAATGGTGGTTGAGGAGAACAAGGTTTCTAACATTGCAAGAACATGGGCATTACATAAAGTTATAGAGGTAACTTCTGGTTGA
- the LOC108468789 gene encoding F-box/LRR-repeat protein 3-like isoform X1, with protein sequence MDTMLCDELLQEIFKRLPSTPSAALSVSLVSKRWLNLYRSSKTSLSLRFLPHNSMLVSLSSLLSYYPSLSSLSLVLSDSITNANSSTATAFTDHLFFIVSSSCSNLNHLRFLVGPVSVSSLFSLSRSCSQLSCITISLSKPLCISWVVSFPCLKELCLYICPNGVNKFGSLLNEELDAEFGLETLFLSGIQAGDEGIGWLWRNCKRLKKLQLKNCASVGDGESFSSFILCVKGLQEVDLRKCRSIVDGVLLKLAENCGSLNSLLVYDGGSKEGLLEFINTCRCNLQKLDLRLPLDLNNTHLSAVAMNLRHLSTLKLQSCCLVTGEGLNTLGTALYSSLEELALINCDVVEREIGLLATLGQNLRILRKLDLSYNEFLVDKELTSMLISCNNLTDLKLRGCRKITGVTLFSMSKNIKCLQSVDIMNCPGIEAEAVEFLVLNCSQMRQMVVEENKVSNIARTWALHKVIEVTSG encoded by the coding sequence ATGGATACCATGTTATGTGATGAATTATTACAAGAAATATTCAAAAGGCTGCCATCAACACCATCGGCTGCTTTATCAGTGTCTTTAGTTTCAAAGCGTTGGCTTAACCTTTATAGAAGCTCAAAAACTTCACTTTCTCTCAGGTTTCTTCCTCACAATTCAATGCTTGTTTCTTTATCTTCTCTTCTTTCTTATTATCCTTCactttcttctctttctcttgTATTATCTGATTCAATCACTAACGCCAATTCAAGCACTGCTACTGCTTTTACTGATCACCTTTTTTTCATAGTTTCTTCTTCTTGTTCTAATCTTAATCATCTCAGGTTCTTAGTTGGTCCAGTTTCtgtttcttctttattttctctATCAAGATCTTGTTCCCAACTTTCTTGTATCACTATTTCTTTATCTAAACCTCTTTGTATCAGCTGGGTTGTGTCATTTCCCTGTTTGAAGGAGTTGTGTTTGTATATATGCCCCAATGGAGTTAATAAATTTGGGTCGCTTTTAAATGAGGAATTGGATGCAGAATTCGGTTTAGAAACCCTGTTTTTATCTGGGATTCAAGCAGGTGATGAGGGTATTGGTTGGCTATGGAGGAACTGTAAAAGGCTCAAGAAATTACAGCTAAAGAACTGTGCAAGTGTTGGTGATGGTGaatcattttcatcatttatCTTGTGTGTTAAAGGTCTTCAAGAAGTTGACTTGAGGAAATGTAGGAGTATTGTTGATGGGGTTTTATTAAAATTGGCTGAAAATTGTGGTTCATTGAATTCTCTATTGGTTTATGATGGAGGAAGCAAAGAAGGTTTACTTGAATTCATAAACACTTGCAGGTGTAATTTGCAGAAACTTGACCTTAGATTACCATTAGACCTCAACAACACTCATCTCTCAGCTGTTGCGATGAATTTAAGACATCTCTCAACACTTAAGCTTCAAAGTTGTTGTCTTGTTACAGGTGAAGGTCTAAATACACTTGGGACTGCCTTGTATAGCAGTCTTGAAGAACTAGCATTGATAAACTGTGATGTTGTTGAAAGAGAGATAGGATTGTTAGCCACCTTGGGACAAAATTTAAGGATCTTGAGGAAATTAGACTTGTCTTATAATGAGTTCTTGGTTGATAAAGAGCTCACTTCAATGCTAATTTCATGTAATAATCTGACAGATTTGAAGTTAAGAGGATGTAGGAAGATAACTGGTGTGACATTGTTTTCTATGTCTAAGAACATCAAGTGTTTACAAAGTGTTGATATCATGAATTGTCCTGGGATTGAAGCTGAGGCTGTTGAGTTCCTTGTTTTGAACTGTTCACAAATGAGACAAATGGTGGTTGAGGAGAACAAGGTTTCTAACATTGCAAGAACATGGGCATTACATAAAGTTATAGAGGTAACTTCTGGTTGA
- the LOC108478439 gene encoding HMG-Y-related protein A-like, producing MVPAPPAVVEPPVAAMMPPVFDHPLYSNMIIEAIGALKERNGSSKRVILAHKRLPSNHDELLTQHLKLLKSSGQLVMVRKSYKFAPSAESEVPVSDSATSNVLDGSSAPKRGRRRPPKLN from the coding sequence ATGGTCCCCGCTCCACCTGCTGTGGTAGAACCACCGGTGGCGGCCATGATGCCTCCGGTTTTCGACCACCCTCTTTACTCAAACATGATAATCGAGGCCATTGGTGCTTTGAAAGAGAGGAATGGATCAAGCAAAAGGGTCATTTTAGCTCACAAACGGTTGCCATCGAATCACGACGAGTTGTTGACTCAACATTTGAAGCTCTTGAAAAGTAGCGGTCAACTTGTTATGGTAAGGAAGTCTTATAAGTTTGCTCCCTCTGCCGAATCCGAAGTTCCAGTGTCAGATTCTGCTACTTCGAACGTCCTCGACGGTTCTTCGGCTCCAAAACGTGGTCGCAGGCGTCCTCCTAAGCTAAACTGA